The following proteins are co-located in the Clostridiales bacterium genome:
- a CDS encoding DeoR/GlpR transcriptional regulator — translation MQTFKNKTELRHEKIRSMLIAAELVTVAEFRKNLNCSEATIRNDLRYLEEKGLLKRCFGGAVATGSTARHTSMNMRSIVYKKEKEAIADYIVKSILSSGQTIILDSGSTSLEVAQKIAASDLELTVLTNSFSIAAVLTNSPRIKFFLAGGNYDPEPAAFHDEFSIALFNTMRADLCFLSVNGVSCDAGFTISGFEEAPIKQAMIKASHQCYVIADHSKLGKTGLKVICSLAEVTALISNKSDHEEIVKELEASGLRIVLAPLKYQ, via the coding sequence ATGCAAACATTTAAGAATAAAACCGAATTGAGACACGAAAAAATTCGGAGTATGCTGATTGCAGCGGAGCTTGTCACAGTTGCAGAGTTTCGCAAAAACCTTAACTGCAGCGAAGCAACCATTCGTAATGATCTACGCTATCTCGAGGAAAAAGGATTATTGAAGCGTTGTTTCGGCGGTGCCGTTGCCACAGGCAGTACAGCAAGACACACGAGCATGAATATGCGTTCTATTGTCTATAAAAAAGAGAAGGAAGCCATAGCGGATTACATCGTCAAAAGCATCCTCTCATCAGGCCAAACCATCATTTTGGATTCAGGTTCAACCAGCTTAGAGGTTGCGCAAAAAATTGCCGCATCTGACCTTGAATTGACCGTATTGACTAATTCTTTTTCAATCGCAGCGGTTCTGACCAATTCTCCCCGGATCAAGTTCTTTCTTGCCGGAGGGAACTATGACCCGGAACCCGCTGCTTTTCATGATGAATTTTCCATCGCGCTTTTCAATACGATGCGTGCAGATCTATGCTTTCTTTCCGTAAACGGTGTCTCCTGCGATGCTGGGTTTACCATATCCGGCTTCGAGGAAGCCCCGATCAAACAGGCTATGATCAAGGCATCGCATCAGTGCTACGTCATCGCTGACCATTCGAAATTAGGAAAAACCGGTTTAAAAGTCATCTGCAGCCTCGCTGAGGTGACCGCTTTGATCAGCAACAAGTCTGATCATGAGGAAATTGTAAAGGAACTGGAAGCTTCAGGATTAAGAATCGTTCTGGCTCCCCTTAAGTACCAGTAA
- a CDS encoding FAD-dependent oxidoreductase has product MSTKYKELFEPASIGKMTIKNKLSMAPMGPVGYANALGAMNERLQEYYVERAKGGIGLIITGICSVDLDIEGLVKPGLPCPTQNPLAFIHEAYQMNERIHAYGTKIFLQLTGGLGRSALPGFATKFIAPSENENRFDPRIKHREMTIEEIKNLIQKFIMSAVVAKKAGFDGVEIHAVHEGYLLDQFAIALFNRRTDEYGGSLENRLRIATDIVKGIKAACGPDFPVSLRYSLKSCMKGIRRGGLPGEEYEEAGKDIEEGIEAAKILVAAGYDALNVDAGTYDSWYWNHPPMYFEEGMYREFGRLVKQNVDVPVILAGRMENPEMAIEALGDSCDIIGLGRQLLTDPYYPEKVRTGRLEEIRPCLGCHEGCLGRIANAPVSCAVNPACGREKIYGLTPAGKKKHILVIGGGVAGMEAARVLAERGHRVTLCEKSGNLGGNLIPGGVPHFKRYDRALVKWYEKQLALLDVEVKMNCEVTAANRSDDKPDEIIVATGSKPIQSKFGSENFVTTADEILLGKAEAGKNVVIIGGGLVGCETALWLAQNGSNVTVIEMMKDILGGHGALPHMNHDMLVDLLAFHKVTIHTGSTVKHIEAGTVTVGTPEGEQSFPADTVISAIGYQENHALYDELKDLDIPVHNIGDSQKVHNIMYSIWNAYELAREL; this is encoded by the coding sequence ATGAGTACAAAGTACAAAGAGCTTTTTGAGCCTGCGTCGATCGGGAAGATGACGATCAAGAACAAATTATCTATGGCTCCTATGGGTCCTGTGGGATACGCCAATGCACTGGGCGCGATGAACGAGAGGCTGCAGGAATACTATGTGGAGCGCGCAAAGGGCGGAATCGGCCTGATTATCACCGGTATTTGCAGCGTGGATCTGGATATTGAAGGGTTGGTCAAACCCGGTCTTCCATGTCCGACCCAGAATCCGCTGGCGTTTATCCATGAAGCATATCAGATGAACGAAAGAATCCACGCCTATGGAACGAAGATTTTTCTTCAGCTCACAGGCGGCTTGGGAAGAAGTGCTTTGCCTGGATTCGCAACAAAGTTCATAGCACCGTCGGAAAACGAAAACCGATTTGATCCTCGGATTAAACACAGGGAAATGACCATAGAAGAAATCAAAAACCTGATTCAAAAATTTATCATGTCTGCCGTTGTCGCAAAGAAAGCGGGCTTTGACGGTGTTGAAATCCATGCGGTTCATGAAGGGTATCTTCTTGATCAGTTTGCCATAGCGCTTTTTAATCGCAGAACAGACGAGTACGGCGGCTCGCTGGAAAACAGGCTGAGAATTGCTACCGATATCGTCAAGGGCATTAAGGCTGCCTGCGGCCCGGACTTTCCGGTCAGCCTGCGCTACAGCCTGAAAAGCTGCATGAAAGGAATCCGTCGGGGCGGTCTGCCCGGAGAAGAATATGAAGAGGCAGGAAAAGACATTGAAGAAGGAATCGAGGCAGCTAAAATTCTGGTTGCGGCGGGGTATGACGCACTCAATGTGGATGCTGGGACATACGATTCCTGGTATTGGAATCACCCGCCGATGTACTTCGAAGAAGGGATGTATAGGGAATTTGGACGACTTGTCAAACAGAACGTCGATGTTCCGGTTATTTTGGCAGGAAGAATGGAAAATCCAGAGATGGCAATCGAAGCGCTGGGAGATTCCTGCGATATCATCGGCCTTGGCAGACAGCTTCTCACCGATCCGTATTATCCTGAGAAAGTAAGAACCGGGAGACTGGAGGAAATCAGGCCGTGCCTTGGATGTCATGAAGGCTGTCTGGGAAGGATTGCAAATGCGCCCGTGAGCTGTGCCGTAAACCCTGCCTGCGGGAGAGAGAAGATTTACGGGCTTACACCCGCTGGAAAAAAGAAACACATTCTTGTCATCGGAGGCGGTGTCGCGGGGATGGAAGCAGCAAGAGTGCTGGCTGAGCGGGGACACCGTGTGACCCTTTGTGAAAAGAGCGGCAACCTGGGCGGAAATCTGATTCCGGGAGGCGTTCCTCATTTCAAACGCTATGACAGGGCGCTGGTCAAGTGGTATGAGAAACAGCTGGCGCTTCTTGATGTGGAAGTCAAGATGAACTGCGAGGTAACCGCTGCGAATCGATCCGATGATAAGCCGGATGAAATTATTGTGGCAACCGGTTCCAAACCGATTCAGAGCAAGTTCGGCTCAGAGAATTTTGTGACAACTGCTGATGAAATCCTGCTTGGAAAAGCAGAGGCCGGCAAGAATGTTGTAATCATCGGCGGCGGGCTGGTGGGCTGTGAAACCGCGCTATGGCTGGCGCAGAATGGCTCCAATGTTACCGTCATAGAAATGATGAAGGATATTCTGGGTGGACACGGAGCACTTCCCCACATGAATCATGATATGCTTGTGGATTTACTGGCATTTCATAAGGTGACGATTCATACCGGCAGTACGGTGAAGCACATAGAGGCAGGAACGGTGACGGTGGGAACTCCGGAGGGAGAGCAATCCTTCCCCGCGGATACCGTTATCTCAGCCATCGGTTACCAGGAGAATCATGCATTGTATGATGAATTAAAGGATCTTGATATTCCTGTCCACAATATCGGCGATTCTCAGAAGGTGCATAATATTATGTACTCCATCTGGAACGCTTACGAGCTTGCAAGAGAACTGTAA
- a CDS encoding Gfo/Idh/MocA family oxidoreductase — MKKDSKLLKIGVLGCGQISQAAHLEACNRAHNAKLYAICDVAEDLLEKMASSHNVRVTYNDYTRMLADPEIDAVIIGIADQFHVSCAKQAILAGKHVLVEKPLGVTVQECEELRELSEKAGLIVQVGNMKRFDQGVCFARDFIQNEIGELLVIKAWYCDSTYRYTVTDNVQPIIVQSEKAKKPSGDPKSDKGKYYMLTHGSHLVDTARFLGGEIKSVDAQLVKKYDSYSWQVAVEFANGSIGNLDLTVAVRMDWHEGFHVYGEHGSVVGKTYNPWLFKSSDVEVFSSKDGLYRRPIAADGHFYKRQVEGFADTILNHTALQGASIDDGIAAMRTISAIHQSAATGRRVNLADV, encoded by the coding sequence ATGAAAAAGGATTCAAAGTTATTAAAAATTGGAGTTTTGGGGTGCGGTCAAATCTCTCAGGCCGCTCATCTTGAAGCTTGCAATCGGGCACATAATGCGAAACTCTACGCCATTTGCGATGTTGCAGAGGATTTGTTGGAAAAGATGGCTTCCAGCCATAATGTGCGTGTTACATATAACGACTATACCAGGATGCTGGCTGATCCTGAAATCGATGCAGTGATTATCGGAATTGCTGATCAGTTTCATGTTTCCTGTGCGAAGCAGGCCATTCTTGCAGGAAAGCATGTTTTGGTCGAAAAGCCCTTGGGTGTTACGGTACAGGAATGTGAAGAACTGCGTGAACTGTCTGAGAAGGCAGGATTAATTGTTCAGGTTGGAAACATGAAACGATTCGATCAGGGCGTCTGCTTTGCTCGGGATTTCATTCAGAATGAAATCGGTGAGTTACTGGTGATCAAAGCTTGGTATTGTGACAGCACGTATCGTTATACGGTGACGGATAACGTGCAGCCAATCATTGTTCAGAGCGAAAAGGCTAAGAAACCAAGCGGAGATCCCAAATCCGATAAAGGGAAATACTACATGCTGACCCATGGCAGCCATCTTGTTGATACAGCCAGGTTTCTTGGCGGGGAAATCAAAAGCGTAGATGCACAGCTTGTGAAAAAATATGATTCCTACAGCTGGCAAGTTGCTGTGGAGTTTGCAAATGGTTCCATTGGTAATCTGGACTTGACGGTGGCAGTCCGCATGGATTGGCATGAGGGGTTCCACGTATATGGAGAACATGGAAGTGTTGTCGGCAAAACCTATAATCCGTGGCTCTTTAAATCCAGCGATGTGGAGGTATTTTCAAGCAAGGATGGACTTTATAGAAGACCTATTGCTGCAGACGGCCATTTTTATAAGCGCCAGGTAGAAGGGTTTGCAGACACCATTCTAAATCATACGGCGCTTCAAGGTGCATCCATTGATGACGGAATTGCGGCCATGAGAACAATCTCAGCAATCCACCAATCCGCAGCAACAGGCCGGCGGGTCAACCTTGCGGATGTATAA
- a CDS encoding TetR/AcrR family transcriptional regulator, which yields MAIRKRDEQAAQTKNTIIRVALNLIQKKGYHNMSIRQLCQEAGISTGAFYHHFSSKEEMINNGFALYDEALDQLLQHYEFHDPVEDIKFILLHQTRYVMEESANLTKELYIAQLSTDVKYSVNSGRKYYQTIETLAESALHKGLIHTDMTVHELASFLIRINRGVILDWCLNDYSYDLMKQAEKDLLFILEKLTAPLSV from the coding sequence ATGGCAATAAGAAAAAGAGACGAACAAGCCGCCCAGACAAAGAATACCATCATACGGGTTGCTTTAAATTTAATTCAAAAAAAGGGCTATCACAATATGAGCATCCGGCAGCTGTGTCAGGAAGCGGGCATCTCCACCGGGGCTTTTTACCACCATTTCAGCTCCAAGGAAGAGATGATCAACAACGGCTTTGCGCTGTATGACGAAGCGCTGGATCAGCTGCTGCAGCATTATGAGTTCCACGATCCCGTAGAAGATATCAAGTTTATCTTACTTCACCAGACAAGATACGTGATGGAAGAGTCGGCCAACCTTACAAAAGAGCTCTACATCGCTCAATTGTCAACAGATGTGAAGTATTCCGTCAACTCGGGGAGAAAATACTATCAGACGATAGAAACGCTGGCGGAGAGCGCATTGCATAAAGGTCTGATTCATACGGATATGACGGTGCATGAACTTGCCTCTTTTCTGATCCGGATCAATCGGGGCGTTATTTTGGACTGGTGTCTTAATGACTATTCTTATGATCTGATGAAACAGGCAGAAAAAGATCTGTTATTTATTCTGGAAAAACTGACGGCGCCTTTATCCGTCTGA
- a CDS encoding DUF126 domain-containing protein — MEKFQGRTVIPGQVKGNAMVSKAGFNVLSSYMGALVSNGKQTLCTDQNNPDLFQKDLSGAILCIPQVIGSTTAGMLIQTVAAMGIQPKAMLFSATAESLAISGVLLADIWENTKIVTVDGLGDRFLELVREGQLVEVSEDGSVTLL, encoded by the coding sequence ATGGAAAAGTTTCAGGGAAGAACAGTGATTCCAGGTCAGGTAAAAGGAAATGCTATGGTATCCAAAGCGGGGTTTAATGTACTTTCGTCCTACATGGGTGCTTTGGTCTCAAATGGAAAACAGACTCTGTGCACCGATCAGAATAATCCAGATCTTTTCCAGAAGGATCTGTCGGGGGCGATCCTGTGCATTCCTCAGGTGATCGGTTCAACCACAGCGGGGATGCTGATTCAAACCGTGGCAGCCATGGGAATTCAGCCCAAGGCAATGCTGTTTTCAGCCACAGCAGAGTCTCTTGCAATATCAGGAGTACTCCTTGCAGACATCTGGGAGAATACAAAGATTGTTACGGTGGATGGACTAGGGGACCGCTTCCTGGAATTGGTCCGGGAAGGACAGCTGGTGGAGGTTTCAGAAGATGGCAGCGTTACACTCTTATAA
- a CDS encoding DUF521 domain-containing protein, with protein MRLTNEEQDFLDGKHGAILRKTMETLVRYGDMYDAECLVPLDGPVHLVCSFGMPALKPLSRIMKEMIDAGIRTKLPFTADPQPLDYENVTANQQEQEMYQLLYGTQKEYESMLAKLGLKDENAYTCACYFDEVGNTPKFGDHLAWAESSAVVYANSILGARSNRTSGVMEFFSGIIGKTPKFGFLTDEGRKADWIIELKTSSLPRPQILGSAIGMKVVEKVPYIKGLDQFLGTELTPAVKDYLKDMGAATASNGAVALYHAENLTPEAKKDGAGLIRENAPVYIIDDAELERVVKSYPILWADLNAKPERAFVGCPHASFHQLTEWTEIFEKALRETGSDKVAVDTIITSAPDVIAKFKETEHYDRLLKTGVKVSHICPLMYMSNPLCAKKSIITNSNKLRTYSTARYVDDETLVNLVVKEGF; from the coding sequence ATGAGGTTAACAAACGAAGAGCAGGATTTCCTTGATGGAAAACACGGAGCGATTCTGCGAAAGACAATGGAGACACTTGTAAGGTATGGAGACATGTATGATGCAGAATGCCTCGTGCCGCTGGATGGGCCGGTGCACCTTGTATGTTCCTTCGGAATGCCAGCACTGAAACCCCTTTCCAGGATCATGAAAGAGATGATTGACGCAGGAATCAGGACCAAGCTGCCTTTCACAGCAGATCCACAGCCCCTGGATTATGAAAATGTTACGGCAAATCAACAGGAGCAAGAGATGTATCAGCTGCTGTACGGCACCCAGAAGGAATATGAGAGCATGCTTGCAAAGTTGGGGTTGAAGGATGAAAATGCCTATACCTGTGCCTGTTATTTCGATGAGGTGGGGAATACTCCCAAGTTTGGCGATCATCTGGCCTGGGCGGAATCCTCAGCGGTGGTCTATGCCAACTCCATATTAGGAGCCCGGTCAAACAGAACCTCCGGTGTAATGGAATTTTTCAGCGGGATTATCGGCAAGACGCCAAAGTTCGGATTCCTGACCGATGAGGGAAGGAAAGCTGACTGGATCATTGAACTGAAAACCTCCAGCCTGCCGCGTCCTCAGATTCTGGGAAGCGCAATCGGAATGAAAGTGGTGGAAAAGGTACCGTATATAAAGGGGCTGGATCAGTTTCTCGGAACAGAATTGACTCCGGCTGTAAAGGACTATCTCAAGGATATGGGTGCCGCAACAGCATCCAATGGTGCAGTCGCGCTTTATCATGCGGAGAACCTGACACCGGAGGCGAAAAAGGACGGAGCGGGATTGATCAGAGAGAATGCACCCGTTTATATCATCGACGATGCAGAGCTTGAGCGTGTGGTGAAATCCTACCCGATTCTTTGGGCAGATTTGAACGCCAAACCAGAAAGAGCATTTGTCGGATGTCCTCATGCCTCCTTCCATCAATTGACCGAATGGACGGAAATCTTTGAGAAGGCACTTCGAGAAACCGGAAGCGACAAGGTTGCGGTAGATACCATTATAACCAGTGCACCGGATGTCATTGCAAAGTTTAAGGAGACAGAACATTATGACCGGCTTTTGAAAACTGGCGTGAAGGTATCTCACATCTGTCCGCTGATGTATATGTCAAATCCGCTCTGCGCGAAAAAATCGATCATTACCAATTCGAACAAGCTGAGAACCTATTCCACCGCAAGGTATGTTGACGACGAGACCCTTGTAAATCTAGTCGTGAAGGAGGGGTTTTAG